In the genome of Leptospira noumeaensis, one region contains:
- the pepN gene encoding aminopeptidase N, with protein MTPSSSPIHKLEDYKPSPWFTPSVELRFDLDLHLTVVRAEYEVVLQTPEKEPLFLNGESLDFLSIRIDGAILDPNEYQVTPLGILIPDPPKDKFKLIVENRINPATNTSLEGLYKSGSMLCTQNEPEGFRKIVYSIDRPDNMMQFRVTISGDTSLFPVMLSNGNLVGESQLVEGKKEVIWEDPYPKPSYLFALVAGELEETKDTFITKSGREVALKIFVEKGNEEKVGFAFDSLKKAMKWDEDTFGLEYDLDLFMIVAVEDFNMGAMENKGLNLFNAKLVLADKKSATDESFEAILAVIAHEYFHNWTGNRVTLRNWFNLTLKEGLTVFRDQWFTEDMTDPAVKRIKDVLFLKEFQFPEDQGPMSHPILPKSYKEMNNFYTVTVYEKGAEVIRLVSELIGRDLFKKGLKHYLSKYDGQGVTFEEFVSSMEEVTGHSIPNLRNWYHRSGTPLISVKESFSKESNEWIFDLTDTGGDDYPLVYSNSLAVFNREGSLLKEEKRIMVGERDQIRVSALDQEGTKPIVSFFRSLSSPIRLDYKQTEEETIVLAKMETDGVSRFFSFQNLIFDWFRKSLDSGKGENLSTILETIADSFGRGWDKTYHSFYLSFPGLTQISESIGCYEFQKLASLRREAVQSIAVKFTSQFQILFEENRKTIPIQTKEEIGKRRLKNIALYYLLYDPKNQFEKLAVMEQREAKHMSEEVSAMKYLLEIDSKEKENSVRLFFEKWKHDGLVLDVWFAAQVASGEDRSKIAEKLEKHPQFNIRNPNKVRALYFSLARNPLSFHAEDGSGYQFIAERIKRLNEINPQMAAALTKLFSPVSKQKGELPKIAKIELESIANLPNLSKELGEIVGTILNSL; from the coding sequence ATGACTCCATCCTCCTCTCCTATCCATAAACTGGAAGACTACAAACCTAGCCCTTGGTTTACCCCCAGTGTTGAGTTGCGTTTTGATTTAGATTTACACCTTACCGTTGTTAGAGCGGAGTATGAGGTAGTCCTCCAAACACCAGAAAAAGAACCTTTGTTTCTCAATGGTGAGTCCTTAGATTTTTTATCCATCCGCATTGACGGTGCCATTCTGGATCCCAATGAATATCAGGTGACGCCTTTAGGAATCCTAATTCCTGATCCTCCCAAAGACAAATTCAAACTAATTGTCGAAAATAGAATTAATCCTGCAACGAACACTTCTTTGGAGGGATTGTATAAATCTGGTTCTATGCTCTGCACACAAAATGAACCGGAGGGGTTTCGTAAGATCGTTTATTCGATTGATAGACCAGATAATATGATGCAGTTCCGTGTGACCATTTCTGGTGATACTTCTCTTTTTCCCGTCATGTTATCCAATGGAAATCTGGTTGGTGAAAGCCAATTGGTGGAAGGAAAAAAGGAAGTCATTTGGGAAGACCCTTATCCAAAACCATCGTATCTGTTTGCTCTTGTTGCAGGAGAACTCGAGGAAACGAAAGATACATTCATTACAAAATCGGGAAGGGAAGTTGCCCTAAAGATTTTTGTGGAAAAGGGAAATGAAGAGAAGGTAGGTTTTGCTTTTGATTCTTTGAAAAAGGCAATGAAGTGGGATGAAGATACTTTTGGATTAGAGTATGATTTGGATCTTTTTATGATTGTGGCTGTGGAAGATTTTAATATGGGGGCCATGGAAAACAAAGGTTTGAATCTATTTAACGCCAAACTAGTGCTTGCTGATAAAAAATCTGCAACAGACGAAAGTTTTGAAGCGATCCTTGCTGTTATTGCCCATGAATACTTTCATAACTGGACAGGAAACCGGGTAACACTCCGAAATTGGTTTAACCTCACTCTCAAAGAAGGGCTCACCGTTTTTCGAGACCAATGGTTTACAGAAGATATGACAGACCCTGCGGTCAAACGCATCAAAGATGTTTTATTTCTAAAGGAATTTCAATTTCCAGAAGACCAGGGACCAATGTCTCATCCCATCCTTCCGAAATCATATAAAGAAATGAATAATTTTTATACAGTCACTGTTTATGAAAAAGGAGCAGAAGTGATTCGTTTGGTTTCGGAACTGATTGGCCGGGATCTATTTAAAAAAGGATTAAAACATTATCTTTCTAAGTACGATGGACAAGGTGTTACCTTTGAAGAGTTTGTTTCTTCGATGGAAGAGGTTACGGGTCATTCCATTCCTAATCTTCGGAATTGGTATCATAGAAGTGGGACTCCTCTTATTTCTGTCAAAGAATCTTTTTCAAAAGAATCGAATGAATGGATTTTTGACTTAACTGACACGGGAGGCGACGACTATCCATTAGTGTATTCCAATTCTCTTGCTGTTTTTAATAGAGAAGGATCTCTTCTAAAAGAGGAAAAAAGAATTATGGTTGGGGAAAGGGACCAAATCAGAGTTTCCGCCTTAGACCAGGAAGGAACAAAACCTATAGTTTCCTTTTTTCGTTCTCTCTCGAGTCCCATTCGTTTGGATTATAAACAAACAGAGGAAGAAACCATTGTTTTAGCTAAAATGGAAACGGATGGTGTCTCCCGGTTTTTTTCCTTTCAGAATTTGATTTTTGATTGGTTTCGAAAGTCTTTGGATTCAGGGAAAGGGGAAAATCTTTCTACCATTTTAGAAACCATAGCTGATTCTTTTGGCAGAGGTTGGGATAAAACATATCATAGTTTTTATCTTTCATTTCCTGGTTTAACACAGATTAGTGAAAGTATTGGTTGTTATGAGTTTCAAAAACTTGCATCCTTAAGAAGAGAAGCAGTCCAATCCATTGCTGTTAAATTTACAAGCCAGTTCCAAATCTTATTTGAAGAGAACCGAAAAACCATTCCCATCCAAACCAAAGAAGAAATCGGAAAACGAAGACTAAAAAATATAGCTCTGTATTACCTTCTTTATGACCCAAAAAACCAGTTCGAAAAACTGGCTGTTATGGAACAACGGGAGGCGAAACATATGAGTGAAGAAGTTTCCGCGATGAAATATTTGTTGGAAATTGATTCGAAAGAAAAAGAAAACTCAGTGCGTTTGTTTTTTGAGAAATGGAAACATGATGGTTTGGTTTTGGATGTCTGGTTTGCCGCCCAAGTGGCTTCCGGTGAGGATCGAAGTAAAATAGCAGAAAAATTAGAAAAACATCCACAGTTTAACATCCGTAATCCGAATAAAGTTAGAGCTTTGTACTTTAGTTTGGCTAGGAACCCACTCAGTTTTCATGCAGAAGATGGAAGTGGATATCAATTCATTGCAGAAAGGATCAAACGTTTGAATGAAATTAATCCACAAATGGCGGCTGCCCTCACAAAACTGTTTTCTCCTGTTTCCAAACAAAAAGGAGAACTTCCCAAAATTGCAAAAATAGAGTTAGAATCGATCGCCAATCTCCCCAACTTATCAAAAGAGTTAGGAGAGATTGTCGGAACCATTTTAAATTCTCTTTAA
- a CDS encoding RNA recognition motif domain-containing protein, with the protein MVSNKIYVGNLKFTLKEENIRQIFSVYGVIQDLKMIHDRETGNFRGFAFITYANPEEAEEAVTQMNGQPVDGRNLKVTFAEDKRKEKQN; encoded by the coding sequence ATGGTTTCTAATAAAATATATGTGGGTAATTTGAAGTTTACCCTTAAGGAAGAAAATATACGCCAGATTTTCTCCGTTTACGGAGTAATTCAAGATCTGAAAATGATTCATGATCGCGAAACTGGTAATTTTAGAGGGTTTGCTTTTATCACTTACGCTAATCCAGAAGAGGCAGAGGAAGCTGTCACGCAAATGAATGGCCAACCTGTCGATGGAAGGAACCTAAAGGTGACTTTTGCTGAGGATAAAAGAAAAGAGAAACAGAATTAA
- a CDS encoding EAL domain-containing response regulator — protein sequence MNEKPYILCIDDEFFILWNLKEQLKKVFGSNFTIETAESAEAAKEIMKEIEGSSADLAVVICDHVMPGQKGDEFLIEMQETHPRTKKIMLTGQAPAQAIGNALNHGCLYRYLSKPWDAHDLELTIKQAIDAYFQEKSLEEKNKELADTLYFHRDSKYPNFESLVKQLKGDGSSQIQYSILLIKIVSFPSIIKTFGIEVYRKIFKKLLQLLSVHLHNEEKVYHIYSDEIAVLSNLSEGELVEKISSFRMILKSDDLILDDVGFHLECRYSSANGQEDCYYKAKLALFRAETQSSTDFVTYTDDLSTDHHLQNFQWSQKIQAAITNKQIVPYFQGILDNQTKQIRKFECLARIKDRDTILTPDVFLKLAKVTGSIRMIGLQMIDESMNYFSDKPYDFSINLTESELEYKSFSKWVEARLSHYKIDAKRVTFEILEDISFSENKNSLYTIRDLKTIGCQIAIDDFGVQYSNLARLLEVDPDYLKIDGQFIKNLPENKTAYLLVQGIVELARGIGAKVVAEFVDRPAIQDMIETLGIEYSQGYLFMKPSPALPDSSKLQL from the coding sequence TTGAACGAAAAACCCTACATTCTTTGTATCGATGATGAATTCTTTATCCTCTGGAACCTGAAAGAACAATTAAAAAAAGTATTTGGGTCTAATTTCACGATTGAAACTGCCGAAAGCGCGGAGGCTGCCAAAGAGATTATGAAAGAAATTGAGGGTTCTTCCGCAGATTTAGCCGTTGTGATTTGTGATCATGTAATGCCTGGCCAAAAGGGTGATGAATTTCTAATCGAAATGCAAGAAACCCATCCACGCACTAAAAAAATCATGTTAACGGGACAAGCACCGGCGCAAGCAATCGGAAATGCTCTCAACCACGGATGTTTGTATAGATACCTATCGAAACCTTGGGATGCCCATGATTTAGAACTCACCATCAAACAAGCCATTGATGCCTACTTTCAGGAAAAATCTCTAGAGGAAAAAAACAAAGAACTGGCAGACACATTATATTTTCATAGAGATTCCAAATACCCTAACTTTGAATCTTTAGTGAAACAACTAAAAGGTGATGGCAGTTCCCAAATCCAATATTCCATCTTGTTGATTAAAATTGTGAGTTTCCCTAGTATCATCAAAACCTTTGGAATCGAAGTCTATCGCAAGATTTTTAAAAAACTGTTACAGCTCCTATCTGTTCATTTGCATAACGAAGAAAAAGTTTATCATATTTATTCCGATGAAATTGCAGTACTTTCTAATTTGTCCGAAGGGGAACTCGTAGAAAAAATAAGCAGTTTTCGGATGATTTTAAAATCAGATGATTTGATTTTAGATGATGTTGGATTCCATTTAGAATGTCGTTATTCTTCTGCTAACGGACAAGAAGATTGTTATTATAAAGCAAAACTAGCTTTGTTCCGAGCAGAAACACAAAGTTCTACAGACTTTGTTACTTATACGGATGATTTATCCACAGACCATCATTTACAGAATTTCCAATGGAGCCAAAAAATCCAAGCTGCCATTACCAACAAACAAATTGTTCCTTACTTCCAAGGAATTTTAGACAACCAAACCAAACAAATACGGAAGTTTGAATGTTTAGCAAGGATCAAAGATAGGGATACCATCCTCACTCCCGATGTATTTTTAAAACTAGCAAAAGTGACTGGAAGCATCCGGATGATTGGTTTGCAGATGATTGATGAGTCTATGAATTATTTTTCTGACAAACCTTATGACTTTTCTATCAACCTAACAGAATCAGAACTAGAATATAAAAGTTTTAGTAAATGGGTAGAGGCAAGATTATCTCATTATAAAATTGATGCCAAACGTGTGACCTTTGAAATTTTAGAGGACATTAGTTTTTCCGAAAACAAAAACAGCCTTTATACCATTCGAGATTTAAAAACCATTGGTTGTCAAATTGCCATTGATGATTTTGGGGTTCAGTATTCTAACCTAGCAAGACTTTTAGAAGTCGACCCAGATTACTTAAAAATTGATGGTCAGTTCATTAAAAACTTACCAGAAAATAAAACGGCTTACCTACTCGTCCAAGGGATTGTGGAACTGGCACGTGGAATCGGAGCCAAAGTAGTGGCTGAATTTGTGGATCGCCCGGCCATTCAAGATATGATCGAAACCTTGGGAATCGAATACTCCCAAGGATATTTATTTATGAAACCTTCGCCTGCTTTACCTGACTCAAGCAAATTACAGTTGTAA
- a CDS encoding TonB-dependent receptor family protein — MKMKFILKILISLSLAISLATGNLYADEPGTKPNLPDTQSLPPEEVAAPEEDPEDPKWKKAEIRVIGDRKDLKRIPGSATIIPKKFLEETRPTDNMEVLRRVPGANIRYQDPAGLTMNLGFRGVSSEVSRKVLILEDGLFTSLNPYGEPEMYYTPSIERMERIEVVKGSGSILFGPSTIGGVVNFITRRPPKDPTLNIQTVGGENAYFSQMVNYGGTFGNTGFDVNVLRKQGDGFRANQGYFVNEANLKTIHQLNDKHSITTKVGFHQQESQATYVGLTTGMFNNNPKDNPAQNDKRTIERYSFSVGHEWVISEKTKLITRLYSAYTERNWARQNYARNSRGSTIPSDTIATYDGEPYTSRNNDTIWMRGTNAHRDRTYKFAGIETKLQTELETGTIKHEIDLGTRYHVDMAKVQLLNGPTTPDFVVYPNGVGTSPAVLLQSQTSLANSGELRDDERRSAKAVSVYLQDRIRLTEKFSVIPGVRYESFTQTRSILRGRRDFDPNTFEYLGGTNPTAQLDKTGSTRNNIVLPGFGTTLDFAKNMTWFTGVHRGFSPPRYESAISPTAEDIALKPERSWNYETGVRGDITEYLSGQLVGFLLNFEDQIINSSAAGGNFGARPVNAGKSVHRGVETNMTFDFGQFWKLNYSIPLDIIYTRTEAKSNQYTYNLNAWVNGDSNPFSHIDTNGNRLPYVSRDIITLSLGITSRSTGFYARIEWQYFSKQFHDLENSKTVSWYDTAGSTASNRSVLNYVGIKSDVSGLDGEIPAYELLNANIGYKKDNWSVFLSGKNLQDRKYISSRLPEGIQPGPFRQINFGVTLQL; from the coding sequence ATGAAAATGAAGTTTATTCTCAAAATACTTATCTCTCTATCCTTAGCGATTTCCTTGGCAACAGGCAATCTTTATGCTGATGAACCAGGAACCAAACCCAATCTTCCGGACACACAATCACTGCCACCTGAGGAGGTTGCGGCCCCAGAAGAGGATCCAGAAGATCCAAAATGGAAGAAAGCAGAAATTCGAGTCATCGGGGACAGAAAAGATCTAAAACGAATTCCTGGATCTGCCACAATCATCCCTAAGAAATTTTTAGAGGAAACAAGACCTACGGACAATATGGAAGTTCTTAGAAGGGTTCCTGGTGCTAACATTCGTTACCAAGACCCTGCAGGACTCACTATGAATTTGGGATTTAGAGGTGTGAGTAGTGAAGTATCTAGAAAGGTCTTAATTTTAGAAGACGGACTTTTTACCTCACTGAACCCCTATGGGGAACCAGAAATGTACTACACTCCATCCATAGAAAGGATGGAAAGGATCGAAGTGGTGAAAGGATCTGGTTCCATTCTATTTGGACCTTCAACCATCGGTGGTGTGGTCAACTTTATCACAAGGCGTCCTCCCAAAGATCCTACCTTAAACATTCAAACTGTTGGTGGTGAAAATGCCTATTTCAGCCAGATGGTGAATTATGGAGGAACCTTTGGAAACACCGGGTTTGATGTCAACGTTCTCCGAAAACAAGGAGATGGTTTTCGGGCCAATCAAGGTTATTTTGTCAACGAAGCCAATCTTAAAACCATACATCAGTTAAATGATAAACATAGCATTACGACCAAGGTCGGATTCCACCAACAAGAATCACAAGCAACCTATGTGGGTCTAACCACTGGGATGTTTAACAATAATCCCAAGGACAACCCTGCACAAAATGATAAGAGAACCATTGAACGATATAGTTTCTCTGTAGGACACGAATGGGTAATTTCGGAAAAAACAAAATTAATCACCCGACTTTATTCTGCATATACGGAGCGTAACTGGGCTCGCCAAAACTATGCCAGAAATTCAAGAGGTAGTACCATTCCCTCTGATACGATAGCCACGTATGACGGTGAACCCTATACATCCAGAAACAATGATACCATTTGGATGCGTGGAACTAATGCCCACCGTGATAGGACCTATAAATTTGCCGGAATAGAAACTAAATTACAAACAGAACTAGAAACAGGAACCATCAAACATGAAATTGATTTAGGAACACGTTACCATGTTGATATGGCCAAAGTACAACTTTTGAATGGCCCAACCACTCCAGATTTTGTTGTGTATCCTAATGGAGTTGGAACTTCTCCTGCTGTTCTTTTACAATCCCAAACAAGTTTAGCCAATAGTGGTGAATTGAGAGACGACGAAAGACGTTCGGCAAAGGCCGTTTCAGTCTATTTACAAGATAGGATTCGCCTAACTGAAAAATTTTCAGTGATACCTGGTGTTCGTTATGAATCTTTCACACAAACCAGGTCCATACTTCGGGGAAGGCGAGATTTTGATCCGAATACTTTTGAATACTTAGGTGGAACGAATCCTACTGCCCAGTTAGATAAAACAGGAAGCACAAGAAACAATATTGTCCTTCCTGGATTTGGAACAACTTTGGATTTTGCAAAAAATATGACCTGGTTTACTGGAGTCCATAGAGGATTTTCGCCGCCAAGATATGAATCCGCCATTTCTCCCACAGCAGAAGACATTGCTTTAAAACCGGAACGTTCTTGGAACTATGAAACGGGTGTTAGGGGAGATATCACTGAATATTTAAGTGGCCAACTCGTTGGTTTTCTTTTGAACTTTGAAGACCAAATCATTAATAGTTCTGCTGCAGGTGGAAACTTTGGGGCAAGACCCGTTAACGCTGGAAAATCAGTCCATCGTGGTGTGGAAACCAATATGACATTTGACTTTGGTCAGTTTTGGAAATTAAACTATTCGATTCCTTTAGACATTATTTATACAAGAACGGAAGCAAAATCCAACCAATATACATACAACCTGAATGCTTGGGTAAACGGAGATTCCAATCCCTTTTCTCATATTGATACCAACGGAAATCGTCTACCTTATGTTTCACGCGATATCATAACTTTATCTCTCGGAATCACAAGTCGAAGCACTGGGTTTTATGCGAGGATTGAATGGCAGTATTTTTCTAAACAATTTCACGATTTAGAAAATTCGAAAACTGTCAGTTGGTATGATACCGCGGGCAGTACAGCTAGCAATCGTAGCGTTCTTAATTATGTGGGGATAAAGTCGGATGTGTCTGGACTTGATGGTGAGATTCCAGCTTACGAACTTCTGAATGCCAATATCGGTTATAAAAAAGACAATTGGTCTGTATTTCTTTCGGGAAAAAACTTACAAGACAGAAAATACATTTCTTCTAGGTTACCCGAAGGAATCCAGCCAGGACCTTTCCGTCAGATCAATTTCGGAGTCACCTTACAACTGTAA
- a CDS encoding APC family permease has product MSQKALDKDSAQLEALGLKSEFDRSMSFWENFSLGFTYLSPVVGVYSVFALAIQAGGPPMIWNYLLVGLGQFLVCLVFGEIVSQYPISGGIYPWSLRLVGERWAWMSAWVYAWALFTTVAAVAVGGAPFLTQLLGVELGNTGFIWIAIIMILISTFLNLSGTKLLAKVAFFGFLCELVGAIVVGGYLLLFAKVNSISILWNTFSLGEGTNYFPAFLASSVAAMFCYYGFEACGDVAEETPNASSAIPKSMRMTIYIGGGAATFVCLALLLALPNIDKAISGEDHDPVTTTLVSAMGLVGYRMVIVVVMVSFLSCLLSLQAAASRLLFSFARDGMIFGSKHLNHLSKSGKVPVNALLVTGLIPILITGMGHWLQDAVTTIISFASAGIYVAFQMVVLAALYARLKGWKPSGSFTLGKFGIWINGLALFYGITAVANMVWPRTPEEPWYINYGMIFTTLVVISTGIVYLLVAKPHLQRKK; this is encoded by the coding sequence ATGAGTCAAAAGGCATTGGACAAGGATTCAGCACAATTAGAAGCACTCGGACTCAAATCCGAATTTGATCGCAGTATGAGCTTTTGGGAAAACTTTTCCCTAGGTTTCACATATCTCTCCCCCGTTGTTGGTGTGTATTCCGTATTTGCCCTAGCCATCCAAGCGGGTGGCCCACCCATGATTTGGAATTACCTACTCGTGGGTTTGGGACAATTTTTAGTTTGTCTGGTTTTTGGTGAGATTGTCTCCCAATACCCCATCTCTGGTGGGATTTATCCCTGGTCTCTCCGTTTGGTAGGAGAACGTTGGGCTTGGATGTCTGCTTGGGTCTATGCTTGGGCCCTCTTTACGACAGTGGCTGCTGTTGCAGTCGGTGGAGCTCCATTTTTAACCCAACTATTGGGAGTCGAACTCGGGAACACAGGTTTTATCTGGATTGCCATCATTATGATTTTGATCTCCACGTTCTTAAATTTGAGTGGAACCAAACTCCTTGCCAAGGTTGCTTTTTTTGGATTTTTATGTGAACTTGTCGGAGCCATTGTTGTTGGTGGATACCTCCTTCTTTTTGCAAAAGTAAATTCTATTTCCATACTTTGGAATACATTCTCTCTAGGAGAAGGTACAAACTACTTCCCGGCATTCCTTGCATCTTCCGTAGCTGCTATGTTCTGTTATTATGGATTTGAAGCTTGCGGAGATGTGGCTGAAGAAACACCAAACGCGAGCTCGGCGATTCCTAAATCCATGAGAATGACAATTTATATTGGAGGGGGAGCGGCCACCTTTGTTTGTTTGGCCTTACTACTGGCTTTGCCCAATATCGACAAAGCCATTTCGGGTGAAGACCATGACCCCGTCACAACCACACTTGTCTCTGCGATGGGACTTGTAGGTTACCGAATGGTGATTGTTGTGGTAATGGTTTCATTTTTATCATGCCTTCTCAGCTTACAAGCTGCTGCAAGTCGTTTGTTATTTTCCTTTGCTCGCGATGGAATGATCTTCGGAAGTAAACACCTGAACCATCTATCAAAATCAGGCAAAGTTCCGGTCAATGCCCTTCTCGTCACAGGACTCATTCCCATTCTTATCACAGGTATGGGACATTGGTTACAAGATGCAGTCACAACCATCATTAGTTTTGCATCTGCTGGAATTTACGTAGCCTTTCAAATGGTAGTCCTTGCCGCACTTTATGCACGCCTGAAAGGTTGGAAACCATCCGGCTCCTTTACCTTAGGAAAATTCGGAATCTGGATCAATGGACTCGCACTTTTTTATGGGATCACTGCTGTTGCCAATATGGTTTGGCCAAGAACACCAGAAGAACCATGGTACATCAATTATGGAATGATTTTTACAACTCTCGTTGTCATTTCTACAGGGATCGTTTATCTACTGGTTGCAAAACCACATTTACAAAGGAAAAAATAA
- a CDS encoding methyltransferase: MTDEIWDSYLPEKFKVLSPYQWTPIPVIERTWKYLSEEQVKSVVDLGSGLGKFCIYLSLLSKSSFPIHGLEDREDLVLIADSLKRKWGVENINWERTNFLKQFPYGHSHYYCFNPLYETMKGNHSIDISKEKSANQFLKDLQTFKQNLILLKPKTKLITFHGFGGSYLPGFKTLLKEEIEGGEFRVWEKE; this comes from the coding sequence ATGACAGATGAAATTTGGGATTCTTATCTTCCCGAAAAATTCAAAGTTCTTTCCCCTTACCAATGGACACCGATACCAGTCATTGAGAGAACTTGGAAATATCTTTCCGAAGAACAAGTGAAGTCCGTTGTGGATTTAGGTTCTGGGCTTGGAAAATTTTGTATTTACCTTTCTCTCCTTTCGAAAAGTTCTTTTCCGATCCACGGTTTAGAAGACCGAGAAGATTTAGTTTTAATTGCAGATTCTCTAAAAAGAAAGTGGGGTGTGGAAAATATAAACTGGGAAAGAACTAATTTTCTAAAACAATTTCCTTATGGCCATTCGCATTATTATTGTTTTAATCCTCTTTATGAAACAATGAAAGGAAATCATTCGATTGATATTTCCAAAGAAAAATCGGCAAACCAGTTTTTAAAAGATCTACAAACCTTTAAACAAAATTTAATTTTATTAAAACCGAAAACGAAACTCATCACCTTCCATGGGTTTGGTGGAAGTTATTTGCCCGGGTTTAAAACTCTATTGAAAGAAGAGATTGAGGGAGGAGAATTTAGAGTTTGGGAAAAAGAATGA
- a CDS encoding NAD(P)-binding protein: MKPIFCYQVPVVVGSGISGAAVAMMNPDVVIYDKGKSFGGRVSSKSKDSFSYDFGATMFRDQMEVRWLGGETKYSILEIWKSKQIQLKVNPIYDESHFYPTKGMADLVSAMMGQVKPIQGHHLKKIEVADEETWNLEFDHSETKERETVCSRSVILTLPIPQILEIFNRSKENPKLQKWANFLEPFNDYRKTLVSYFYWDKWKPNWKALGLNPHSPIPITTSLERGTDWEYQSWESIKYPKEFEEGSALLVQFGVIFSESHFEDWMDQNKNPTNKYKDYLIGELKEKFKAPRPNLIWNHKWKYAQAQLPLLGREGALQLDLPSFDEWKELCKETRITILGDWLFGSKIERIIGGIYFLNHNALL; the protein is encoded by the coding sequence GTGAAACCAATTTTTTGTTACCAAGTTCCAGTAGTGGTTGGATCTGGAATTTCTGGAGCCGCCGTTGCCATGATGAACCCCGACGTTGTGATTTACGACAAAGGGAAATCGTTTGGAGGAAGAGTCTCAAGCAAAAGCAAAGATTCTTTTTCTTATGATTTTGGTGCCACTATGTTTCGTGACCAAATGGAAGTTCGGTGGCTTGGCGGCGAAACAAAGTATTCGATTCTCGAAATCTGGAAATCAAAACAAATCCAGTTAAAAGTGAATCCCATTTATGACGAATCACATTTTTATCCAACAAAAGGGATGGCAGATCTTGTTTCGGCAATGATGGGTCAGGTGAAACCCATCCAAGGACATCATCTAAAAAAAATAGAAGTTGCAGACGAAGAAACCTGGAACTTGGAATTTGATCACTCGGAAACAAAAGAAAGAGAAACGGTTTGTTCACGCTCAGTCATCCTGACCCTTCCCATTCCGCAGATTTTAGAAATTTTTAATCGTTCCAAAGAAAATCCTAAATTACAAAAATGGGCAAACTTTTTGGAGCCATTCAACGACTACCGTAAAACGCTAGTTAGTTATTTCTACTGGGACAAGTGGAAACCTAATTGGAAGGCTTTGGGCCTAAATCCACATTCTCCCATTCCCATTACTACAAGTTTAGAACGTGGAACCGATTGGGAATACCAAAGTTGGGAAAGTATTAAATATCCAAAGGAATTTGAAGAAGGTTCTGCTCTTCTCGTTCAATTCGGGGTTATCTTTTCCGAATCTCATTTTGAAGATTGGATGGATCAAAATAAAAATCCAACTAACAAATACAAAGATTATCTGATCGGTGAACTGAAAGAAAAGTTCAAAGCTCCTCGTCCCAATTTAATTTGGAACCATAAGTGGAAGTATGCGCAGGCCCAACTGCCCCTCCTTGGTCGCGAAGGTGCTCTCCAACTAGACTTACCTAGTTTCGATGAATGGAAAGAACTATGTAAAGAAACAAGAATTACCATCCTCGGAGATTGGCTTTTTGGATCCAAAATAGAAAGGATTATTGGTGGAATCTATTTTTTGAATCACAACGCCTTACTTTGA
- a CDS encoding DUF1499 domain-containing protein — MEPTLTAFFICCMSVLSPLSGVSDGELRGCPPSPNCVSSQSMEYNFVHKVDPIAYTTSRQVAYERISKYFHDSENIWIREEKDGEYIRVIFFTKVFRFPDRVEIYFPEGKQEAQIRSQSALGLWDIFANRRRVNQFRELLAKEESK; from the coding sequence ATGGAACCTACGTTAACTGCTTTTTTTATTTGTTGTATGAGTGTCCTTAGCCCTCTTTCTGGGGTGAGTGATGGGGAACTGCGAGGTTGTCCACCATCACCTAACTGCGTTTCTAGTCAGAGTATGGAGTACAATTTTGTCCATAAAGTAGATCCAATCGCTTATACTACATCGAGACAAGTGGCTTACGAAAGAATCAGCAAGTACTTTCACGATTCAGAAAACATCTGGATTCGAGAAGAGAAGGATGGGGAATACATCCGAGTGATTTTTTTCACAAAGGTATTTCGGTTTCCCGATCGAGTGGAAATCTATTTTCCAGAGGGCAAACAAGAAGCCCAGATTCGTTCCCAATCCGCACTTGGACTTTGGGATATTTTTGCCAACCGAAGGCGTGTGAATCAGTTTAGAGAATTACTCGCGAAGGAAGAATCAAAGTAA